One genomic segment of Candidatus Paceibacterota bacterium includes these proteins:
- a CDS encoding ABC transporter permease, whose translation MIKEYFKIAIRNLRTRQLRSWLTILGIVIGIFLVVSLLSLSTGVEEAIMKQLRMMGSELIMVFPGDVSDIMKTFIGEMDLTDNDLNAIKRSQGVDVVIPYLWGGEIVRHRDESKTILLTGTPFNEAIPLYREDMGWDLTDGRWPIPGRREVIVGSFVHRDIFPEMEIGDRINIKGKPFEVTGFLRSLGNRDDDSMIHLDSDDFKIVTGKREGAQVAIVRASLEYPVDDVAENIKLNLEETRKKRKGEETSFSVITSEKASDMVGNIMSLIQVAVFSFASIALLVGGIGIMNTMYTAVYERTREIGIMKAIGAKNKVITMIFLIESGIVGLLGGVGGLVLGFMLAKIIEISFRSQSVFDFEVSITPGLILLGLGFSFVIGCVAGALPAYRASKLEPVDALRYE comes from the coding sequence ATGATAAAAGAGTATTTTAAAATCGCTATTAGAAATTTAAGGACGCGCCAACTAAGGAGCTGGCTGACGATACTTGGAATTGTCATAGGTATTTTTTTGGTTGTTTCTCTTCTTTCTTTGAGTACTGGAGTAGAAGAGGCAATAATGAAGCAATTAAGGATGATGGGATCAGAACTTATAATGGTTTTTCCGGGAGATGTAAGCGATATAATGAAAACTTTTATAGGGGAGATGGATTTAACGGATAATGACTTGAATGCCATAAAAAGATCGCAGGGAGTTGATGTTGTTATTCCTTATCTTTGGGGAGGTGAAATCGTAAGGCATAGAGACGAAAGTAAAACTATTCTTTTAACGGGGACTCCTTTTAACGAAGCTATTCCTCTTTACAGGGAAGATATGGGATGGGATTTAACAGATGGAAGATGGCCTATTCCCGGAAGAAGAGAGGTTATTGTCGGCAGTTTTGTCCATAGAGATATTTTTCCGGAAATGGAAATAGGGGATAGAATTAATATAAAGGGTAAACCTTTTGAGGTTACCGGATTTTTAAGGTCTTTGGGAAACAGAGATGATGATTCCATGATTCATCTTGACAGTGATGATTTTAAAATTGTAACAGGAAAAAGAGAAGGGGCTCAAGTTGCTATTGTCAGAGCATCTTTGGAATATCCTGTTGATGATGTTGCTGAAAATATTAAATTAAATCTTGAAGAAACAAGAAAAAAAAGAAAAGGGGAAGAAACTTCTTTTTCCGTTATTACAAGTGAAAAAGCGTCTGATATGGTTGGGAATATAATGAGTTTAATTCAAGTTGCAGTTTTTTCTTTTGCAAGCATTGCTCTTCTTGTAGGGGGAATAGGGATAATGAATACAATGTATACCGCTGTTTATGAGAGGACTAGAGAAATAGGGATAATGAAGGCGATTGGAGCAAAAAACAAAGTAATCACTATGATTTTTTTAATTGAATCTGGTATTGTCGGTCTTCTTGGAGGAGTGGGAGGACTTGTACTTGGCTTTATGCTGGCAAAAATAATAGAAATTTCTTTCAGAAGCCAATCAGTGTTTGATTTTGAAGTTTCTATTACTCCTGGCCTA
- a CDS encoding ABC transporter ATP-binding protein encodes MDSLIRLENVWKIYKPGKVEFVALKDANLEIKSGEFITIVGSSGSGKSTLLHIVGCLDLPSRGNVFLKGENISDFSQDKLAEIRGEKIGFVFQQFNLLMNLTAFENVTLPMLFNGFSEKERTERAKELLSSLGLEKKLHRKPNEMSGGEMQRVAIARALANDPDLILADEPTGNVDSKTGEKIMEILDHLNKREKKTIVVITHDPEIARHGEHIIRIKDGEITKESNKK; translated from the coding sequence ATGGACTCTTTAATCAGATTGGAAAACGTTTGGAAGATTTATAAACCGGGCAAAGTAGAATTTGTCGCTCTTAAGGATGCAAATTTGGAGATTAAATCAGGAGAATTTATTACCATTGTGGGATCAAGCGGTTCGGGTAAATCAACCCTTTTACATATTGTCGGCTGCTTGGATCTTCCTTCAAGGGGCAATGTTTTCTTAAAAGGAGAAAATATTTCCGATTTTTCTCAAGACAAGCTTGCAGAAATAAGGGGGGAAAAAATAGGATTTGTTTTTCAGCAGTTCAATCTACTTATGAATCTTACTGCTTTTGAAAATGTAACCTTGCCCATGCTTTTTAACGGATTTTCAGAAAAAGAAAGAACAGAAAGAGCAAAAGAGCTTCTTTCTTCTTTAGGGCTTGAAAAAAAACTTCATCGCAAACCAAACGAAATGTCAGGAGGAGAAATGCAGAGAGTTGCGATAGCAAGAGCCCTTGCTAATGATCCGGACTTAATTTTAGCCGATGAGCCGACAGGAAACGTTGATTCTAAGACAGGAGAAAAAATAATGGAAATTCTAGATCATTTGAATAAAAGAGAAAAAAAGACAATTGTAGTTATTACTCACGATCCGGAAATAGCTCGCCATGGAGAACATATTATCAGAATTAAAGACGGGGAAATAACAAAAGAATCAAATAAAAAATGA